A portion of the Lampris incognitus isolate fLamInc1 chromosome 9, fLamInc1.hap2, whole genome shotgun sequence genome contains these proteins:
- the glipr2l gene encoding GLI pathogenesis-related 2, like isoform X2 — translation MGKCGSKQFADEVLQSHNEYRKRHQAPPLKLSSKLSRDAARYAESLASTRILKHSVESSRGNCGENLAWASYDQPGHFTAMVWKSSTKLGVGKAIASDGSSFVVARYFPAGNVTNQGHFENNVLAAKAT, via the exons ATGGGAAAGTGTG GCTCTAAGCAGTTTGCTGATGAGGTGTTGCAAAGCCATAATGAGTACAGGAAGAGGCACCAGGCGCCGCCGCTGAAGCTTAGCAGCAAGCTCAGCAGGGATGCAGCCCG CTATGCTGAAAGCCTGGCTAGCACGCGGATCCTGAAGCACAGCGTGGAGTCCAGTAGAGGAAACTGTGGAGAGAACTTGGCGTGGGCCTCCTATGATcaaccag GCCATTTCACCGCCATGGTGTGGAAGAGCAGTACCAAGTTGGGCGTGGGCAAGGCCATCGCGTCAGACGGCTCCTCTTTCGTGGTGGCGAGGTACTTCCCGGCGGGCAACGTCACCAACCAGGGACACTTTGAGAACAACGTCCTCGCAGCCAAGGCCACTTAG
- the glipr2l gene encoding GLI pathogenesis-related 2, like isoform X1, with the protein MGKCGSKQFADEVLQSHNEYRKRHQAPPLKLSSKLSRDAARYAESLASTRILKHSVESSRGNCGENLAWASYDQPGKDVADRWYDEVKQYNFNRPGFSSGTGHFTAMVWKSSTKLGVGKAIASDGSSFVVARYFPAGNVTNQGHFENNVLAAKAT; encoded by the exons ATGGGAAAGTGTG GCTCTAAGCAGTTTGCTGATGAGGTGTTGCAAAGCCATAATGAGTACAGGAAGAGGCACCAGGCGCCGCCGCTGAAGCTTAGCAGCAAGCTCAGCAGGGATGCAGCCCG CTATGCTGAAAGCCTGGCTAGCACGCGGATCCTGAAGCACAGCGTGGAGTCCAGTAGAGGAAACTGTGGAGAGAACTTGGCGTGGGCCTCCTATGATcaaccag GGAAGGATGTGGCAGACCGCTGGTACGACGAAGTGAAACAGTACAATTTTAACCGCCCTGGGTTTTCCTCTGGCACCG GCCATTTCACCGCCATGGTGTGGAAGAGCAGTACCAAGTTGGGCGTGGGCAAGGCCATCGCGTCAGACGGCTCCTCTTTCGTGGTGGCGAGGTACTTCCCGGCGGGCAACGTCACCAACCAGGGACACTTTGAGAACAACGTCCTCGCAGCCAAGGCCACTTAG